From the genome of Thermogutta terrifontis, one region includes:
- a CDS encoding PQQ-binding-like beta-propeller repeat protein: MRRLGWIVASALLLFGPLGLAGDFAREDWPQWRGPNRDGKIPVFQAPESWPASLNKKWEVAVGAGDATPALVEGRLYLHTRQGDEEVILCLDAESGEQIWATKYPSPPVTGPASRHPGPRSSPAVAEGKVVTLGVAGIVSCVDAASGKLLWQNKDFKGTPRFFTAMSPIIVDGLAVLQLGGPDSGTAVAFDLSTGEVRWKWEGEAPSYASPILVTVGDEKQIVTFTEQSLVGLSAKDGKLLWKVSFPASSRNYNAATPIADGQTIYFAGAGRGSRAIRVEKSGAEYVIRDLWTNPDVAPQFNSPILKDGKLFGLSQRGNFYCLDAQTGKTLWMDDNSYTAFGALLDAGPVLLAMTERAGLVVFPPSGEGLRPVARYEVSSTPVYATPVVAGKRIYIKDAESLSLWTLP, encoded by the coding sequence ATGCGCAGACTTGGCTGGATTGTCGCAAGCGCCCTATTACTCTTCGGACCGCTGGGGCTGGCCGGTGATTTCGCGCGGGAAGACTGGCCACAATGGCGAGGCCCCAACCGCGACGGCAAAATTCCCGTTTTTCAGGCCCCGGAAAGTTGGCCCGCTTCCCTCAACAAAAAATGGGAAGTCGCTGTCGGGGCGGGAGACGCGACTCCCGCGCTTGTGGAAGGCCGCCTTTATCTGCACACCCGGCAGGGCGATGAGGAAGTGATCCTCTGTCTGGATGCAGAATCGGGAGAACAAATCTGGGCGACAAAGTATCCCAGTCCCCCTGTTACCGGCCCCGCATCCCGACATCCAGGGCCACGAAGTTCTCCTGCGGTGGCCGAGGGCAAAGTGGTCACGCTGGGAGTGGCAGGGATCGTTTCGTGCGTGGACGCAGCATCGGGCAAGCTGCTGTGGCAGAACAAGGATTTCAAAGGCACTCCCCGCTTTTTCACCGCCATGTCACCGATCATCGTGGATGGCCTCGCTGTCCTTCAACTGGGTGGGCCTGATTCGGGCACGGCCGTGGCCTTCGATCTCTCCACTGGAGAGGTCCGCTGGAAATGGGAGGGCGAAGCTCCATCCTACGCCTCGCCCATCCTTGTCACGGTCGGTGATGAAAAACAGATCGTCACATTCACCGAGCAGAGTTTGGTCGGCCTGTCGGCTAAAGACGGGAAACTCCTCTGGAAAGTTTCCTTCCCGGCTTCCAGTCGCAATTACAACGCTGCCACGCCAATCGCGGATGGCCAGACGATCTACTTTGCCGGCGCGGGTCGTGGAAGCCGGGCCATTCGCGTGGAAAAAAGTGGCGCCGAGTATGTGATCCGCGATCTGTGGACCAACCCCGACGTCGCTCCCCAATTCAACTCGCCGATTCTCAAGGATGGTAAACTGTTTGGGCTTTCGCAACGGGGCAACTTCTATTGCCTCGATGCCCAAACTGGAAAGACACTTTGGATGGATGACAACTCCTATACGGCATTTGGCGCTCTCCTCGACGCGGGTCCCGTCCTCCTGGCCATGACGGAGCGCGCGGGTCTGGTTGTGTTCCCACCCAGCGGCGAGGGTCTGCGTCCCGTCGCACGTTACGAGGTGTCTTCAACGCCAGTTTATGCCACCCCTGTCGTGGCCGGAAAACGCATTTACATCAAAGACGCCGAATCTCTCAGCCTCTGGACGCTGCCCTGA
- a CDS encoding ABC transporter substrate-binding protein — protein sequence MIAQAFPPLLKNVTDLASQEMDHLGKEQFELRKRHTNETQRLPWGCWIRGAACLAAICVLGIGAFAETPQQPSPLTPQVSKQLSEPSIDTTTPLYEQPPFDLLYLNAANNNAVLKLSPVPLPDRKVPQPLPRSGYLEIELFDRPGERYRVPWQAIVQLKLFEQLLLEQASKLIQEKRFDEAYDYLDYVATHYPNVSGFAEVEQLFLIEEARAALAQGESERAFADLCRLSEINPNHPELSNLIGQAVDALVQQRWQKGEYAAARGAVETLSKLLPQHPAVQKWRQQWQTEAAELEKQVNQALSAGNPRQADRLVRKLRQVWPQQPGLDQLIAEVRKAYPRFQVGITQPGAQADPTSLIDWGSRRCGRLIRKALVEYTGPGPEGGEYQSAFLIWQLDTEKQTLRLRLRPDRPQFANGRSYTAYDLAQQLANRADRHHEAYFPPWAEVAAGIRVSSPEEVTVNLRFAPLKPESLLQCVPVPAVILASGNDHKPDIGPFVLSTEESSSSRWVFLRRTDGAAASNQGNSISGGPAEIEEIAFPRCRDALNALRGGEIDIVDRVNPWELPLLAEARDVTVRPYRTPLVHMLVPNLAKPLPGNRDFRRAMLYAIDRERILQSLLGGKTQPGSRVISGPFPAGMSFGDPLGYAYDAQIKPRDYQPSLALALSEIAFRQAQEAAKQRGLTPLESREVVVVHPPHEIAREACRQIQEQWRLIGWTVKLVEVSPDRPPPPDYDFLYVEAAIWEPEIDLLRLIANLITERQFLSPQVELVLAGLGSSADWPTLGQRLRELHRWVYDDLTVLPLWQLVDFYAYRSGIRGLDEPCVSLYQNVETWQFTAK from the coding sequence GTGATAGCGCAAGCCTTTCCGCCACTCCTTAAGAATGTGACGGACTTGGCGTCTCAGGAAATGGATCATCTTGGAAAAGAACAATTCGAGCTGCGGAAGCGGCATACCAACGAAACGCAGCGGCTTCCATGGGGCTGCTGGATACGCGGTGCCGCCTGCCTCGCGGCCATTTGTGTCTTGGGAATTGGTGCCTTTGCCGAAACGCCGCAGCAACCATCTCCGCTCACGCCGCAGGTGTCAAAACAACTATCGGAACCCAGCATCGATACGACCACCCCGTTATACGAGCAACCGCCGTTCGACCTGCTGTATCTCAACGCGGCCAACAATAATGCCGTCCTCAAGCTGTCGCCTGTTCCCTTGCCAGATCGCAAAGTTCCGCAACCGCTGCCGCGAAGTGGGTATCTGGAGATAGAACTTTTCGATCGTCCAGGAGAACGTTATCGCGTGCCGTGGCAGGCAATCGTGCAGCTCAAGCTGTTCGAACAGCTCTTGCTGGAGCAGGCGAGCAAACTGATCCAGGAAAAACGTTTTGATGAGGCTTACGACTATCTGGACTACGTGGCCACCCATTATCCCAACGTCAGTGGATTTGCTGAGGTCGAGCAATTGTTTTTGATTGAGGAAGCACGGGCGGCCCTCGCTCAGGGAGAATCGGAACGCGCTTTTGCCGATCTCTGCCGTCTGAGCGAAATTAACCCCAATCATCCGGAACTCTCCAATTTGATCGGACAGGCAGTCGATGCGCTGGTTCAACAGCGCTGGCAAAAAGGGGAGTATGCCGCGGCGCGGGGGGCGGTGGAGACGTTATCGAAACTTCTTCCTCAACACCCGGCCGTTCAAAAGTGGCGACAGCAGTGGCAAACCGAGGCGGCCGAACTGGAAAAACAGGTAAACCAGGCGCTCTCCGCGGGCAATCCCCGCCAGGCAGACCGCCTGGTCCGCAAGCTCAGGCAGGTTTGGCCCCAGCAACCAGGCCTTGATCAATTGATCGCGGAGGTTCGGAAGGCATATCCCCGATTCCAGGTGGGGATCACCCAACCAGGTGCCCAGGCTGATCCCACTTCTTTAATCGACTGGGGAAGCCGACGCTGTGGGCGACTCATCCGCAAAGCCCTGGTAGAATACACGGGCCCCGGTCCGGAGGGCGGCGAGTATCAATCCGCATTCCTGATATGGCAGCTCGATACTGAAAAGCAGACGCTGAGGCTTCGGCTTCGGCCGGACCGCCCCCAATTTGCGAATGGCCGATCCTACACCGCATACGATCTCGCCCAGCAACTGGCCAATCGGGCAGACCGGCATCACGAGGCATACTTCCCACCGTGGGCGGAAGTCGCAGCGGGTATCCGGGTTTCCTCGCCCGAGGAGGTGACCGTCAACCTGCGATTTGCGCCGCTTAAACCTGAGTCACTCTTACAGTGCGTGCCGGTGCCCGCGGTTATTCTGGCTTCCGGCAATGATCACAAGCCCGACATCGGGCCGTTTGTACTTTCCACAGAAGAATCTTCCTCATCGCGGTGGGTTTTCCTTCGCAGGACCGACGGGGCGGCCGCTTCAAACCAAGGCAACTCGATTTCCGGTGGTCCAGCCGAGATTGAGGAGATTGCCTTTCCCCGATGCCGGGACGCTTTGAACGCCCTGCGTGGCGGAGAAATCGACATCGTGGATCGCGTCAATCCATGGGAATTACCTCTGCTCGCCGAAGCCCGCGACGTCACGGTGCGGCCGTACCGGACACCGCTTGTCCACATGCTCGTTCCGAACCTCGCCAAACCGTTGCCCGGCAACCGTGATTTTCGCCGCGCCATGCTGTACGCCATCGATCGGGAACGCATCCTGCAATCGTTGCTGGGAGGCAAAACTCAGCCGGGAAGTCGGGTCATCAGCGGTCCTTTCCCGGCGGGCATGTCTTTCGGCGACCCGCTCGGCTATGCCTATGACGCGCAGATCAAACCCCGCGACTATCAACCGTCCCTTGCCCTGGCCCTCAGCGAGATCGCCTTCCGTCAGGCTCAGGAAGCGGCGAAACAGCGGGGGCTAACACCGCTGGAATCTCGGGAAGTGGTAGTCGTCCATCCCCCCCACGAAATCGCTCGGGAAGCCTGCCGACAGATCCAGGAGCAGTGGCGGTTAATTGGATGGACGGTGAAATTGGTGGAAGTGTCGCCCGATCGGCCCCCACCGCCAGATTACGATTTCCTCTATGTGGAGGCCGCCATATGGGAGCCGGAAATCGATCTCCTCCGGTTGATCGCCAACCTGATCACCGAGCGACAGTTTCTTTCACCCCAGGTGGAGCTCGTCCTTGCAGGGCTCGGTAGTTCCGCAGACTGGCCCACACTGGGACAGCGGCTCCGCGAGCTTCATCGCTGGGTGTATGACGATCTAACGGTCCTGCCGCTGTGGCAACTTGTGGATTTTTACGCATACCGTTCCGGAATCAGAGGACTGGACGAGCCGTGCGTCTCCCTTTACCAGAATGTCGAAACCTGGCAGTTCACCGCAAAATAG
- a CDS encoding tetratricopeptide repeat protein → MIPAEALFKVLEEKDLVPPEVLAELRAHVARSLKTAKPINAAMAARILVEQGYLSRLLAQRLMTQIEAEWAARNPRQKIEPLVLRPLEGTPVPDEENIGLADEPVDLLPLEEEPPRKTPAAPSPPPRAVPLESADTTSPAPSRDFEPPPSSPTEDLLSELLPPTSPTPATVPPVTTWTSPRRKTPWESPLILFGGGGILLLLFAGVVLLWSLNRRSGDDLLAEADADYHAGSYTQAIHKYTQFLDNFPRHPQAGPVKVRRGLAQIRQAVQTQESAAALSAIKEVLDQISPLPDFHAEADAELTAILPPLAENLARAALQKADPALVEKAQEALAYCRRFIPQDKRPVAKLDEIATTLELARRRISETEELAQTIGRLKELLAKGDLDQVYEVRRKFLQNYPQAKNNAELIRVMRRVAEAEKDRVKFVEPSPAPNPPNRPQVEQTAVFAFLKKGEAPLPEDRVVVVSDQSSAFALEARTGKLLWQRRIGESVGAAGSFQMPCIVEIDNHPAVALPDRINRCVACLELSTGNSLREIRLPEPPAECALATGHVGTILGSSRRIYLVDFQEEKILRELILPQKPAFLPVLTESPPRWYLVGEHSNLFVIDPDKGTCVDVWYLGHEPGQLCVPPVIVGEYLVLPMQKNGQTAQLRVLALSQKNAESPGSQADEASIQDIELPGKLLTPLQVQESRLSLITHGGHVQVYQLRARERQKPLALLAEGKSPGGLPRSDQWVAPWVVLTGESLFTADTSLAQFELQASAARLIPRWVACENTLAIAPPVIMDSTVFYAYRRPNRPGIFVTAVNSADGRSYWEVHLSDPGVSLAPSASLQSLVAVTWSGHVAGWNLGEKQFPQVVEALATTEMPTVPSPKVEPLTCSPVPGLWVMTYPGTTALLKIDARSDPPKQQLVRFARAVAGPLVPLANGCTVGLEDGSLVWLSCEQETPQPVAYLGPTVPGETTHYSGAVALKDQTLIAADSRGHLVKLRLEGNPPDHFRLERQQSHRVPFVSPLAQLDKLVVISDAENNLVFFDAETLQSTATIPLPGECIWGPVTGDNLVCFMTADGTFFWLNDANSVRKVPMGNRSPVGLPIRRGQSLLVATSSGELITIDLTTEKITDTARLETPLSAGGTLLGNELWLGTLEGCWLRVSLDSLRLSRTSDSASLSATP, encoded by the coding sequence ATGATTCCCGCGGAAGCACTTTTCAAAGTCCTCGAAGAAAAAGATCTCGTCCCGCCCGAAGTCCTGGCGGAGCTTCGGGCGCACGTGGCACGCTCGCTGAAGACGGCCAAACCCATCAACGCGGCGATGGCCGCCCGTATTCTTGTGGAACAGGGATATCTGTCAAGGCTTCTGGCCCAGCGGCTGATGACCCAGATTGAGGCGGAGTGGGCGGCCAGGAATCCGCGACAGAAAATCGAACCGCTGGTCCTTCGTCCCCTGGAAGGCACGCCCGTCCCGGATGAAGAGAACATTGGGCTGGCAGACGAACCCGTGGATTTGTTGCCGCTCGAAGAAGAACCTCCGCGGAAAACACCGGCGGCGCCTTCGCCACCTCCCCGGGCTGTCCCCCTGGAATCTGCTGATACGACCTCGCCAGCCCCGTCGCGCGACTTCGAGCCGCCACCATCCAGCCCTACCGAGGATTTGCTGAGCGAACTCTTGCCTCCCACCAGTCCAACACCCGCGACTGTCCCACCGGTAACAACCTGGACTTCGCCCCGTCGCAAAACGCCATGGGAATCGCCGCTCATCCTGTTTGGTGGTGGGGGAATCCTTCTTTTGCTGTTCGCCGGGGTGGTGCTTCTCTGGTCTCTCAACAGGCGAAGTGGGGACGATTTGCTGGCCGAAGCAGATGCCGACTACCATGCCGGCTCGTACACGCAAGCCATCCATAAGTACACGCAGTTTCTGGATAATTTTCCCCGACATCCCCAGGCCGGACCGGTGAAAGTGCGGCGGGGACTAGCGCAAATCCGGCAAGCCGTGCAAACTCAGGAGAGTGCGGCGGCACTTTCTGCGATTAAGGAGGTCCTCGACCAAATCAGCCCCCTTCCCGATTTCCACGCCGAGGCAGACGCAGAACTCACGGCGATTCTACCGCCGCTTGCTGAGAATCTAGCGCGGGCGGCCCTTCAAAAAGCAGATCCCGCCCTTGTGGAGAAAGCTCAGGAGGCCCTTGCCTACTGTCGGCGATTCATCCCGCAGGACAAACGCCCGGTGGCGAAACTCGACGAAATCGCCACCACGCTCGAGCTGGCACGGCGTCGCATTTCCGAAACGGAAGAATTGGCTCAAACAATCGGCCGTCTGAAAGAGTTGCTGGCAAAAGGGGATCTTGATCAGGTTTATGAGGTAAGAAGGAAATTTCTTCAGAACTATCCCCAGGCCAAAAACAACGCCGAACTCATTCGCGTCATGCGGCGCGTTGCGGAGGCGGAAAAGGACCGGGTGAAGTTTGTTGAGCCGTCCCCTGCTCCAAACCCGCCCAACCGACCTCAGGTAGAGCAAACGGCGGTGTTTGCTTTCCTCAAAAAGGGGGAAGCCCCATTGCCGGAAGATCGGGTTGTAGTGGTCTCCGACCAGTCATCGGCTTTCGCCCTCGAGGCGCGTACGGGAAAGCTCCTGTGGCAGCGCCGCATCGGTGAATCAGTCGGTGCCGCCGGGTCCTTTCAAATGCCGTGCATCGTTGAGATTGATAATCATCCGGCCGTCGCACTTCCGGACCGCATCAACAGATGCGTTGCCTGTTTGGAGTTGAGCACAGGAAATTCCCTGCGGGAAATTCGGCTCCCCGAACCCCCAGCCGAGTGCGCCCTTGCAACTGGGCACGTGGGAACGATTTTGGGAAGCTCGAGGCGTATCTATCTGGTCGATTTCCAGGAGGAAAAAATTCTTCGAGAACTGATTCTTCCCCAAAAGCCGGCGTTCCTTCCGGTGCTAACGGAGAGTCCGCCCCGATGGTATCTCGTCGGAGAGCATTCCAATCTCTTCGTCATCGATCCTGATAAAGGAACATGTGTGGACGTGTGGTATCTGGGACACGAACCGGGCCAGCTCTGCGTCCCGCCGGTGATTGTCGGCGAGTATCTCGTTCTGCCAATGCAGAAGAACGGACAAACGGCGCAACTCCGCGTCCTGGCACTTTCCCAGAAAAACGCGGAATCTCCGGGCAGCCAGGCGGACGAAGCATCGATTCAGGACATCGAACTGCCGGGAAAACTCCTCACACCTCTGCAAGTTCAGGAATCCCGACTGAGTTTGATCACCCACGGCGGCCACGTTCAGGTCTATCAATTACGGGCGCGGGAGCGTCAGAAGCCCCTGGCCCTTCTTGCGGAAGGAAAGTCGCCGGGAGGGCTCCCGCGATCGGATCAGTGGGTGGCACCGTGGGTTGTCCTGACGGGCGAATCCCTGTTCACAGCCGACACCTCCCTGGCTCAATTTGAGCTTCAGGCATCGGCCGCACGACTCATCCCTCGGTGGGTGGCCTGCGAAAACACCCTGGCCATCGCGCCGCCAGTGATTATGGACTCCACGGTCTTCTATGCGTATCGTCGGCCAAACCGTCCCGGGATTTTTGTCACGGCCGTCAATTCCGCCGATGGACGAAGTTACTGGGAGGTCCATCTCAGTGATCCGGGAGTCAGCCTGGCCCCATCCGCTTCTCTTCAGTCGCTCGTGGCAGTGACCTGGAGCGGACACGTGGCTGGGTGGAATCTCGGAGAAAAACAATTCCCGCAGGTGGTGGAAGCCCTCGCAACCACTGAGATGCCGACGGTTCCTTCGCCGAAAGTGGAGCCGCTCACCTGTTCTCCTGTCCCCGGCCTGTGGGTGATGACCTACCCGGGAACGACTGCTTTGCTCAAGATTGATGCGCGATCCGATCCCCCTAAGCAGCAACTTGTGCGATTCGCAAGGGCGGTGGCTGGTCCGCTCGTTCCATTGGCAAATGGGTGCACAGTCGGACTCGAGGATGGAAGCCTCGTCTGGCTCTCCTGCGAACAGGAAACGCCGCAACCGGTTGCCTATCTGGGGCCTACAGTTCCGGGAGAGACGACCCACTATTCAGGCGCCGTCGCCTTGAAAGACCAAACCCTTATTGCAGCGGATAGCCGAGGGCATCTCGTCAAGCTCCGGCTGGAGGGGAATCCCCCGGATCACTTCCGTTTAGAACGCCAGCAATCCCATCGCGTACCATTCGTCTCTCCACTGGCGCAACTCGATAAGCTTGTCGTAATCAGCGATGCCGAAAACAATCTGGTGTTCTTCGACGCGGAGACCCTTCAGTCCACGGCAACGATTCCTCTTCCCGGCGAGTGCATCTGGGGGCCAGTAACCGGCGATAACCTCGTGTGTTTCATGACAGCCGACGGCACCTTTTTCTGGTTGAACGATGCCAACAGCGTGAGGAAGGTGCCGATGGGAAATCGCAGCCCGGTAGGACTCCCGATCCGCCGCGGTCAATCGTTACTTGTGGCCACATCGTCTGGAGAGCTTATTACCATCGATCTGACCACCGAAAAGATCACTGACACGGCGCGGCTGGAAACCCCTCTTTCGGCAGGTGGCACACTGCTGGGGAATGAGCTTTGGTTGGGCACGCTGGAGGGCTGCTGGTTGCGTGTCTCTTTGGATTCGCTCCGGCTGAGTCGAACCAGTGATAGCGCAAGCCTTTCCGCCACTCCTTAA
- a CDS encoding biopolymer transporter ExbD, with protein MLRVSCPHCGTVITVADNLRGTSGPCPACGHVVAFDASTSTDMSVETVEEAQNVPISFTRPEMPEEVMDMTPMVDVVFQLLIFFMMTAAFSLQKALEMPPSDNQEKTAQAQTLEELENESDFVIVRIDRDNNITVDGEDAPSDQELLNKLREAKLGQLGQGVPGRTGLLVLADPQCRHETVVKALDAGNAVGMERIRLATVEDTAF; from the coding sequence ATGCTTCGGGTAAGCTGTCCACACTGTGGAACGGTGATAACAGTGGCCGACAATCTTCGCGGCACATCCGGTCCCTGCCCGGCATGTGGACACGTCGTTGCGTTTGATGCTTCAACTTCAACAGATATGTCTGTGGAGACCGTCGAAGAAGCGCAGAACGTACCCATCAGCTTCACCCGGCCGGAAATGCCCGAAGAGGTCATGGACATGACGCCGATGGTGGACGTCGTGTTTCAGTTGCTGATATTCTTTATGATGACGGCGGCATTCAGTCTGCAAAAAGCTCTCGAAATGCCGCCTTCCGACAATCAGGAAAAGACGGCACAGGCCCAAACGCTGGAAGAATTGGAAAACGAAAGCGATTTCGTCATCGTGCGAATCGACCGCGATAATAACATCACGGTGGACGGAGAGGATGCCCCCAGCGACCAAGAGCTCCTCAACAAGTTGCGTGAGGCGAAGCTGGGCCAACTGGGACAGGGTGTTCCCGGGCGTACAGGCCTGTTAGTTTTGGCAGACCCGCAATGCCGTCATGAAACGGTTGTCAAGGCACTGGATGCGGGGAACGCGGTGGGGATGGAACGCATTCGACTGGCCACTGTAGAAGATACAGCATTTTAA
- a CDS encoding ExbD/TolR family protein, which yields MSTDVWTRVVGEESEAIVFRRPRQESVDFDITPMIDVTFLLLIFFLVASSMDVGRALELPPARHGKGASPAQATIITVAYQGDNASPAVYLADGKVGTPLPDDPQQQREQIVAAVREGVLSGKRDVIVKAERKLRHKDVARILEDIGEVQGVRIYIGVLEKD from the coding sequence ATGAGCACCGACGTCTGGACACGTGTCGTGGGCGAGGAATCTGAAGCCATCGTCTTCCGCCGGCCTCGCCAGGAATCGGTGGATTTTGATATCACACCGATGATTGACGTGACGTTCCTGCTGCTGATTTTCTTTCTGGTGGCGTCATCCATGGATGTGGGGCGTGCGCTGGAACTTCCCCCTGCCCGACATGGCAAGGGCGCCAGTCCCGCCCAGGCGACCATCATCACAGTGGCCTACCAGGGTGATAATGCGTCCCCGGCTGTGTACCTCGCTGACGGAAAGGTTGGCACACCTTTGCCCGATGACCCCCAGCAACAACGAGAACAAATTGTGGCAGCGGTCCGCGAAGGAGTGCTCAGCGGAAAGCGGGATGTGATCGTCAAGGCGGAACGGAAGCTCAGGCATAAAGACGTGGCGAGAATTCTCGAAGATATCGGTGAGGTGCAAGGCGTCCGCATTTATATTGGCGTTCTGGAAAAAGACTGA
- a CDS encoding MotA/TolQ/ExbB proton channel family protein, whose product MRFDLSTITTYLGTADYAALALVALWGAFCMVMLVRRIRRFRFVTEQQQEEFLLRVEDLITRGDFTAAVDMCSEDSRALPQLVRLALLNRRLGLSRLRTLLVERFQRDVLADLEYRLSWIYTVIKSAPMLGLFGTVLGMMGAFAKLSGGEKVDPTKLADDISLALVTTAIGLAIAIPLVLCAASASIQIRKLEDFVSSGLNRLLDVLKSAGVRTESAATPPPAPAPAGRTAAERTFRTE is encoded by the coding sequence ATGAGATTTGATCTGAGCACAATCACGACTTACCTAGGAACTGCGGACTACGCGGCCCTTGCCCTCGTGGCTCTTTGGGGTGCGTTCTGCATGGTGATGCTTGTCCGCCGAATTCGGCGCTTTCGGTTCGTGACGGAACAGCAGCAGGAGGAATTCCTTCTCCGGGTGGAAGACCTCATCACACGGGGAGATTTCACAGCCGCGGTGGACATGTGTTCGGAGGACAGTCGCGCTTTGCCGCAATTGGTCCGGCTGGCCCTGCTCAACCGACGACTCGGCCTTTCCCGGCTCCGTACACTCCTCGTGGAGCGCTTCCAGCGGGACGTCCTTGCCGATCTCGAATACCGTCTCTCCTGGATCTACACCGTCATCAAGAGCGCTCCCATGCTGGGGCTGTTTGGAACCGTGCTGGGAATGATGGGGGCCTTCGCCAAACTTTCGGGTGGTGAAAAGGTGGACCCCACCAAACTCGCTGACGACATCAGTCTGGCCCTCGTCACCACCGCCATCGGGCTCGCGATCGCTATCCCGCTGGTCCTTTGCGCGGCATCTGCGAGCATCCAGATTCGCAAGCTGGAAGACTTCGTTAGCTCGGGGCTCAATCGCCTCCTCGATGTGCTTAAAAGCGCGGGAGTCCGCACCGAAAGTGCCGCGACGCCCCCTCCGGCGCCTGCTCCGGCAGGTCGGACCGCAGCTGAGCGAACCTTCCGCACTGAATAG
- a CDS encoding prenyltransferase/squalene oxidase repeat-containing protein: MPTNGVLADGRSLDFPFPVQAGGSVPVSVILVVLCLTAGQPAMGQLSPDSPVVRQAVERGLAFLEKPDSHYSGMQIGAWALNGLAMIKAHRPANHPVILEAAREICQRIPQSGQPQDFDIGSWDIYSTGLSIIFLCTYDPQNYRREIQAIINYLLYRQKPHGGWGYPPGHTHAATGDTSQTQYAVLGLWEAIQAGFSVPSEPLNRVALWLLRTQDPSGGYGYQGQVAPGPQLIPQNSVRIGMAVAGVGSAYVLASLLDRQRTSLPETDLPPALQRIDNARDSGQLRLSIDPSALRACLQRGNAYIHNNFKIPSGMYNYYYLYTLERYFTFRELVDGPGSTIPGWYEAGADFILKTQNSDGSWNHQCGAVPDTAFAILFLVRSTKQSIERVRDFGPGVLVGARGLPKETDNAIVRNGQVVALPLRTTPEDLIAILNSGEKSQVLGVIETLETLPPQQVRLLVSDQEEQLRRLAASDRPEAKIAALTALGRGGDVRNAPVLIFALNDPNPEVVLAADRALRRLSRRFEGGLRPNFTDTERQAAVAKWKAWYRQIDPTASFD; the protein is encoded by the coding sequence GTGCCGACGAACGGTGTTCTGGCTGACGGCCGCTCGCTGGATTTCCCGTTCCCGGTCCAGGCCGGGGGCTCTGTGCCGGTCAGCGTGATTCTTGTCGTCCTGTGCCTGACTGCTGGGCAACCGGCGATGGGGCAGCTTTCCCCGGACAGCCCTGTTGTGCGGCAAGCTGTGGAACGCGGGCTGGCTTTTCTGGAAAAGCCTGATTCCCATTACAGCGGAATGCAGATCGGGGCCTGGGCCCTCAACGGCCTGGCCATGATCAAGGCCCATCGCCCGGCCAATCATCCCGTGATCCTCGAAGCAGCGCGAGAAATCTGCCAGCGGATTCCGCAGAGCGGCCAGCCGCAGGATTTTGACATTGGAAGCTGGGACATCTATAGTACTGGTCTCTCCATTATCTTCCTGTGCACCTACGATCCACAGAATTACCGCCGAGAAATCCAGGCCATCATCAATTATCTTCTGTATCGGCAGAAGCCGCACGGCGGTTGGGGTTATCCCCCGGGACACACGCATGCCGCTACCGGGGATACATCCCAAACACAGTATGCTGTGCTTGGTTTATGGGAGGCCATCCAGGCCGGTTTTTCCGTCCCCTCCGAGCCGCTCAATCGCGTCGCGCTGTGGCTTCTGCGCACCCAGGATCCCAGCGGCGGCTACGGGTACCAGGGGCAGGTGGCCCCGGGTCCCCAACTCATTCCTCAGAACAGCGTCCGCATCGGTATGGCCGTTGCCGGAGTCGGGAGCGCGTACGTGCTGGCATCGCTGCTCGACAGACAGCGAACTTCCCTCCCCGAGACCGACCTCCCCCCTGCCCTGCAACGTATTGACAACGCCCGAGACAGCGGCCAGCTCCGATTGTCGATCGATCCGTCAGCCCTTCGGGCCTGTCTCCAGCGCGGCAATGCGTACATCCACAACAACTTCAAAATTCCGTCGGGAATGTACAACTACTACTACCTTTACACCCTGGAGCGGTATTTCACCTTTCGTGAACTTGTTGACGGGCCGGGAAGCACCATCCCGGGTTGGTACGAGGCCGGCGCCGACTTCATTCTTAAGACTCAAAACAGTGACGGAAGCTGGAATCACCAGTGCGGCGCTGTACCCGACACGGCGTTCGCCATCCTTTTTCTCGTGCGATCCACGAAACAGAGCATCGAACGGGTGCGGGACTTTGGACCCGGCGTCCTGGTCGGTGCCCGCGGACTCCCCAAGGAAACCGACAACGCTATTGTCAGAAACGGCCAGGTGGTGGCCCTGCCGCTGCGGACCACGCCGGAAGACCTGATCGCCATCTTGAACTCCGGTGAGAAATCGCAGGTTCTGGGCGTCATTGAAACGCTGGAGACCTTGCCTCCTCAGCAGGTCCGACTGCTTGTGTCCGATCAGGAAGAGCAACTGCGGCGGCTTGCCGCCAGCGATCGTCCAGAAGCGAAAATCGCCGCCCTCACAGCGCTGGGGCGAGGCGGAGATGTCCGCAACGCCCCTGTCCTCATTTTCGCGCTCAACGATCCCAACCCGGAGGTCGTGCTGGCTGCCGATAGGGCCCTCCGGCGCCTGAGTCGGCGGTTCGAAGGCGGCCTCCGGCCCAATTTTACCGACACAGAACGGCAGGCGGCTGTGGCAAAATGGAAAGCCTGGTACCGGCAAATCGACCCAACTGCCAGTTTTGACTGA